The Struthio camelus isolate bStrCam1 chromosome 32, bStrCam1.hap1, whole genome shotgun sequence nucleotide sequence GCTGATCATAGAGCAGAAGGCTGAGGGTAACTAGAGCGGCTCTAGGAGAACCATAAAGCTGAGAAGACGGAGGCAGGCAGAGGGCCCCCAGAGAGCCATAGAGAGCCAGTTCGGCTTCTTCCACGCCTAGACTGTCTCAGCCGCCCGCTGCCACCATAGAGAGGCGAGGCTATCGAGCCCCCGCTCCGTACTAACGTAAACACCATAGAGCCAGCGCGTGGAGGACTAGAGCGTCGCCCTGCGTGAGACGTAAACTCTagcgcggagcggcgggcggggccagagcgccccccccaccccgagcgcTGGGGGTCGCCATGGAGACCCCGGTCACCCCACCGCGCGGGGGGGGACGACGACATACAACACCCTCTCTTCCCGCCGGTACCTGAGAGGCGACAGTCGccggggggggaaagggggggcgGCGGGGTTGAGGCAGGAGCCGGGACTCgttcccgcgccccccccccgctgtgATGCGGCCGGCGGAGGGATCTCACTGGAGGCGCCCGTGTCCTCACgtgcccctccgccccccccaacccggccGCGAGGAGAGGCGacgcactgcgcatgcgccccacccccccacccccttcggCGCGCGCATGCGCGGCCGCCGGATTTTGCGGGTTGGGGGGGAAGGCAGGCGGGTAGCCTCGGCCGCGCATGCGCAGCGCGGagggggcgggagcggcgccctTTGTGgcggcggcgcgcatgcgcggcgggaggggaggggggactacttttttttttttttttttttccctgccggCGGAGGAAACGCGCGTGGAGCGAAGCCGGTgctggaaggggggggggcgttTCCTCCGCCGTCACGTGAGCAAAAAGCGAAAGAGGCCGGGGAAgggttattattaaaaaaaaagaaaaagagggaaaagccggcgcggcgcgcatgcgcggtgTCTCCCCGCCCATTGTGCGGAGGGACACAGGGCGCGAGGGGAGGCGCgcgcgctgcggccgccggcgccccggccccccctcccctcccctcccctccccggtcGGCTccgccgcgcccggctccgcgcgcgccgccgccgccgccacccgccgccgccacccgccgccgccgccccgcgcgcgcccccgggcggggggggagggagacgccgcgccgccgccgccgccgccgccatgttgaagcagccgcagccgctgcccccgcagccccccgccgccgccgcggcgccgccgcccgccgcccgcaaggccccgccgccgccgccgccgcctccccccgccgccgccgccgccgccgccagccctaACGGCAGCCTCAgccccggcggcggagcggcccgcggcggcgcggcggggggggggggaggcgccggAGGAAGCGGCGGCACCAGGTAACATCCGGGTCCTGCCGGGCCGGGAaaggggggggttggaggggggggttggaggggttgggaggggggaaaggagggagcccGGCGCTGattggccggcggcgcggccaatcagggcggggggaaggggcACGTGGGGGGGTGgacgcccccgcccccccccccccgccgcggcctcccccaAGGGggtggaaggggcccaggtgtccggtgGGCCACAAGTGCCagtgtgccccccccccatcagggggaccagggacccaggtgtccgggcccccccccatcAGGgggaccccggtgtccgggcCCCCCCCATCAGGGagaccagggacccaggtgtccgggcccccccccatcAGGGAGAccaaggacccaggtgtccaggactcCCCCCCCATCAGTGGCACCCAGGTATCCAGACCCCCCCATCAGTGGGACCAGGGGCCTAGCTGTCTGCCCCCCCCAtcagagggacccaggtgtccgggcccccccATCagtgggacccaggtgtccgggcccccccATCACTGggaccagggacccaggtgtccgggcccccccATCACTGGGACCAGGGACCCAAGTGTCCGGGCTCCGCCCGCGCCGCGGTCCCGGAGGctgcacccccccggccccactgGGCTGCGGGGACCCGGCACATCCCTCATTTGCGTTTCAGGGGCCagagcacggggaaggggcccccCCAGGCGCCGGTAAGTGACCAGCgagctcggggcgggggggggcggcggcggcgcgggggccgctggTTTGGGGGAGCCCCTcacccctccgcccccctccccgcaggtCTTCGAGGGCGTCTACAACAACTCCCGCATGCTGCACTTCCTGACGGCCGTGGTGGTGAGTCCGCGGGGCGGCTCCGGCGCTGGGGGGGGCGGTCCCGGCGCTGGGGGGGGCAGCTGCGGTGCTGgggggcgcccgggccgggccgcggtcCATCGCCTCCCCCTCTCCCGCCCAGGGCTCCACCTGCGACGTCAAGGTGAAGAACGGCAGCACCTTCGAGGGCATCTTCAAGACGCTGAGCTCCAAGGTGAgtgcgggcagcggcggccccggcctcgggctgacgcccccggccccgccgtgacgcccgcccgtccgtccgtccgtccccgcAGTTCGAGCTGGCGGTGGACGCCGTGCACCGGCGCAACCCCGACCAGCCCTCCGGCCCCAAGCGCGAGGACATCGTGGACACCATGGTCTTCAAACCCGCCGACGTCATGCTGGTGCACTTCCGCAACGTGGACTTCAACTACGCCACGAAAggtgcgcggggagggggcggtaGAGccgcgttgggggggggggggggcgggcgacGGCCAGGCCTCACCCCCGCCCCCCCTGCAGACAAGTTCACCGACTCGGCCATCGCCATGAACTCGAAGGTGAACGGGGAGCACAAGGAGAAGGTGCTGCAGCGCTGGGAGGGGGGCGACAGCAACAGCGACGACTACGACCTGGATTCGGACATggtgaggggccggggcgggggccggggcgggggcggcgagcggcgcgggcggccTCTGAGCCCTCTCCTCCCGCAGTCCAACGGCTGGGACCCCAACGAGATGTTCAAGTTCAACGAGGAGACCTACGGCGTGAAGACCACCTACGACAGCAGCCTCTCCTCCTACACGTGAGCgcgccggcagggccggggcggggggagcagggggtccggccgccgccgcggggagcccctGGCCGGGCTGACGCCGCGCGGGCCCCCCCCCGCAGGGTGCCGCTGGAGAAGGACAACTCGGAGGAGTTTCGGCAGCGGGAGGCCCGGGCGGCCCAGCTGGCGCGGGAGATCGAGTCGAGCCCGCAGTACCGGCTCCGCATCGCCATGGAGAACGACGACGGGCGCACGGAGGAGGAGAAGCACAGCTCGGTGCAGCGCCAGGGCTCCGGCCGCGACAGCCCCAGCCTGGCCGCCGCCAGgtcggcccccccggcccctccgagcgccccccggcccctccgagcgcccccagcccctctgagCGCCCCTCGCCTCTCTCCGCAGGGAGAGCAAGTACAACCCGCTGCCGCAGCGCGTGCGGGACGGGTCGCGCGGCGGCGTGCGCTGCGGCTcctcccgcggcgggcggcccggggtGGGCTCCCTCCCGCCTCGGGGCGCCCCCCACCACGCCGAACCCGGCCCGGAGCAACGCGGCATCAACGGAGGTGAGAGCGggacgcggggccggcgccggggcgggccgggggctcggccgcccccccctcctcaccccgcTGCGCCCCCGCCAGGGCCGTCCCGCATGTCTCCGAAGTCGCAGCGCCCCATCCGGGGAGCCAAGACGGCGTCGTCTCCGGGCGGGCGCCCCGCCGAGGcctccccggcgccgccggcaggTGGGGaagggccgggggggcggcggtggcggcgggggggcaaccgccagctccccccccccgctcaccccCGCCCCTCTCCCGGCAGCAGGGCGCATGTACCCGCCGCGCTCCCCCAAGGCGGCCGtgcccgccccggcctccccccaggacccgccggcagccgggcccgccgccccgggggaggCGCGGACGGCGCTGGAGCCTGCGGCACCCCCCAACCCGCCGTCCCCCaaggccgcggcccccccggccgacGGCAAGGACCGCGGCGGTGCCCCCCCTTTTGCGCCCCCCGCCAAGGAGGCACCGGCGGCCAAGGACGCCGGCCGAGCCCTGGAGGCCCCGGGACCCCCGGAGCCCCCCAAGGCGCCCGGCAAAGGTgagcggccccgggccggggtggggtggggggcagctgCCGGGGCGGCCCCCCCACCTCACCCCGCGCTCTCCCCGCAGCCGGGCTGCAGACGGAGCAGCAgcggagccagctggaggagctgcgcAAGTTCGGCGCCCAGTTCAAGGTGAGGccgcggggaggaggaggggggcggccgcggggcggccgtggggctcaCGCTGCCCTCCGCCCGCAGCTCCAGCCCAGCAGCGCCCCGGACGCCGGCCTGGAGCCCTTCCCGCCTCGGGCCAAGGAGCCGCCCGAGggcaaagggaaggagaagggcgccgaggcggcgggcggcaagGCCCCCGAGGACGGCCCCGGCCCCAagggcgccgcggagccgccgccggacggcgggaaggaggagaaggcggGCGAGGGCGGCCCCGAGCGGCCCCCGGGCACCCCCCCGGGCAAGGGCGAGGGCGACGACAAGGAGGAGGGACCCGTCTCGGAGTGAGTGCTGGGCGGTggcgcggaggggcggggggcgccgggggggtggggagggccgCGGCTCACTGCttgccccctcctcttcctccgtcGCAGGCAGGTGAAGAAGTCGACGCTGAACCCCAACGCCAAGGAGTTCAACCCCTCCAAGACGCTGCTGGCGGtggtgagcggcggcgggggcggccggggggggccggggggaggcgcggggcggccccgctcacCCCGCGCTCTCCCCGCAGAACAAGGCCGCCAGCACGCCCACCTCGCCGGGGCCGCGCACCCACTCCACCCCCTCCATCCCGGTGCTCgccgccgggcagagcggcaTGTACAGCCCCCAGTACATCTCCTACATACCTCAGATCCACATGAGCCCCGCCGTGCAGGtgagccggggggcggcggcgagccgggggggcgggggggacccaggcgtccgggccgcccccctGAGCTCTCCCTCCCCGCAGGCGCCCCAGATGTACCCCTACCCCGTCTCCAACTCGGTGCCCGGCCAACAGGGGAAGTACCGGGGGGCCAAAGGTGAGCGAACGCTGCCCCTGCCCGCCCGTGGCGCCGGCCCCACGTCgcccgtggggccggggccgccctgagCCTCCGTCCGTGTGTGTCCTCCCCCCAGCAGGGTCGCTCCCCCCGCAGCGCACGGACCAGCACCAGCCGGCATCGGCGCCCCCCATCatgcaggcggcggcggcggcggggcctccGCTGGTGGCGGCCACCCCGTACTCCTCCTACATCTCCTACAACCCCCAGCAGTTCACGGGGCAGCCTGCCATGATGCAGCCCATGGCTCACTACCCCTCGCAGGTACAGGCGGACGGGGAGGGGAGCGGGTTGGAGATGCGGGACAGACGAGGGCGCGTGCGTGTGTGAGACAGGCAGGGAAGAGGGGCTGTGGCAGCGGGTGATACAGACAAGGGTGGTGTGCTACAGGCAAGCACATTGTCAACACACAGAACACAGTACAGGCGGAGGGGTGTGGTACAGctggatggggatggggttgtggcacAAAGAGGAGAGAAGTGACTCAGCACTGTACCTGGATGACGTGGCTGGATCCGAGCGATACAACCAGACGAGGCTACAGGCAGACGAGCCAGGTGCAGCAAAACGCTACAGGCAATCACAGGGTGTCAGGCAGGTGAAGAAAGATGCCCTAAAGCTAAGCTGGAGTTATGTGGATAGGAATGCAACAGTCGGACAAGGGGGAACATAGTACAGTCCACCAGAGAGACTTGCGACACAGACAGCACGCGACAAGGATCGACAAGGAGAGCGGGAACAGGGAAGAACGTGGTACAGATGGGTGACACAATAGAAGTGAAGAAAGATGCAGTACAGCAAATGGGGGAGGCGCTACACCTGGCCAGGGCTGAGCACCCCCGGCCCAGCGCGTGGTCTCTCCTCCTCCGTAGCCGGTCTTCGCCCCGATGCTCCAGAGCAACCCCCGGATGATGGCGTCGGGCAGCCACCCCCAGGCCATCGTCTCCTCCTCCGCCCCCCAGTACCCGCCGGCCGAGCAGCCCGCGCCCCAGACGCTCTACGGTgagtcccggccccggccctggcccggccccgcgccccccccccccccaacccggc carries:
- the ATXN2L gene encoding ataxin-2-like protein, which produces MRGRRILRAPPPPPPPPPAAAAAAASPNGSLSPGGGAARGGAAGGGGGAGGSGGTRGQSTGKGPPQAPVFEGVYNNSRMLHFLTAVVGSTCDVKVKNGSTFEGIFKTLSSKFELAVDAVHRRNPDQPSGPKREDIVDTMVFKPADVMLVHFRNVDFNYATKDKFTDSAIAMNSKVNGEHKEKVLQRWEGGDSNSDDYDLDSDMSNGWDPNEMFKFNEETYGVKTTYDSSLSSYTVPLEKDNSEEFRQREARAAQLAREIESSPQYRLRIAMENDDGRTEEEKHSSVQRQGSGRDSPSLAAARESKYNPLPQRVRDGSRGGVRCGSSRGGRPGVGSLPPRGAPHHAEPGPEQRGINGGPSRMSPKSQRPIRGAKTASSPGGRPAEASPAPPAAGRMYPPRSPKAAVPAPASPQDPPAAGPAAPGEARTALEPAAPPNPPSPKAAAPPADGKDRGGAPPFAPPAKEAPAAKDAGRALEAPGPPEPPKAPGKAGLQTEQQRSQLEELRKFGAQFKLQPSSAPDAGLEPFPPRAKEPPEGKGKEKGAEAAGGKAPEDGPGPKGAAEPPPDGGKEEKAGEGGPERPPGTPPGKGEGDDKEEGPVSEQVKKSTLNPNAKEFNPSKTLLAVNKAASTPTSPGPRTHSTPSIPVLAAGQSGMYSPQYISYIPQIHMSPAVQAPQMYPYPVSNSVPGQQGKYRGAKAGSLPPQRTDQHQPASAPPIMQAAAAAGPPLVAATPYSSYISYNPQQFTGQPAMMQPMAHYPSQPVFAPMLQSNPRMMASGSHPQAIVSSSAPQYPPAEQPAPQTLYATVHQSYPHHAAPLHPHQPQPATTPTGSQQPAQHAAPSPVQHQAGQPPHLGGAQQQQSLYHAATLTATPPSITPGPGAQSPQSSFPQQAAAVYAIHAHQQLQHGYSNMAHVTQAHVQTGLPAAPPPHPGAPHPPQVMLLHPPQSHGGPPQGGVPQSGVPALSASTPSPYTYIGHHQVQSHPSQQLPFHPPGN